In Lolium rigidum isolate FL_2022 chromosome 7, APGP_CSIRO_Lrig_0.1, whole genome shotgun sequence, the DNA window ATTTCTACTTCATCCGTCTCGAAAAGGATGttaaagatttgtctaaatttgaatctcCCATTAAACAGAAATTATTATCATGGCTCTTCACTTgcagaaaaaaaaaaaaggcatcaTGGATATTTTGCTACAGGAGAGATCCGAGGTGAGTATTTTCAGGGAACGACAACCGATGTGGCACTTCCCTAGATGTTGCACGACAAATACAAGAGGGTCTCGGGTCGTTCAAGTGACGGGTTTCCTCATGCCCTTCTGCAGTTCTGCTAGAGCTTCCCTTGATGAGTTCCTTGATAGTTGATAATCCATGTTCAGCGATCTGCTAGTCGAGGATCTGCGCTAAGCATATACACAACCAAGAAAGCCACATGCTTATAATTCACAAAGACCAGGAAAATAAATGGACAACATCGATCTCGTACTTCTCAGCACTAAGCATATACACAACCAAGAAAGCTGGGTGATTTGCAAAAGGCACACACACAACCGAAGTGCCACCAATGATCTGAAGCTAACAACACTGAAGCCGAAAGAATGAACCAATTGAAGAAAATTACATAGGAGACACTATACAAGCTCAAATGGAAGAGTTAACAATGCGTGTTTTGGCTTCTGCAGAAGACATCCCAAATGCTCAGAGCATTCTGAAACCATCTATGGATAGCAGTTTCCGGTTCTGTGCTGGAGGTGCAGGAGGTGCCAGTCCTGGGATGTCTGGGATGTTTTTGTTATGTGGGTTGACGATCTGGGAGAAAGACACGGATATCAAATCAGAAAATAACATATCATGGTTTCACAAAAAAAGAAAAGGCAGTGTGCATGCATGCAAAGATATTAAATCAGCTGCTAGAGACTTTGTCAAGATTGCCAACCTTTATTTCCCAACCATTGAAGTGCTGCTGCTTTGTTTTAATCTTAGTAACCTAAtcagattttatttttgttttaatgTTATTTCCCATTTGCTATGCGccatatttatttttgttttaatgTTATTATCCAAATGAGATTTCCACTTGTCGTGGGATATTTTATCTCCAATTATATTATAATCAGGAAATTAGATGGGTGCAGGAGCTGACTCCCCAGAGGGGATTTGGCTTCCCCACCTTTACTTCCCAAAATTGAtgtgatttaatttttttttactttactaAGTTGTGCATGCTTTTTCAGTGCATATTTTATCTCCAATGTATCCTCTTATAAGGACATCAGCTAAGTGCCCAACTCCATCACAGGTTATGCACGGATTTTGGTTATTCCCGCTTTTTCATTGGACATTTTATCTACAAGGTATACTCATATGAGGAAACTAGCTAACTATCTACAAGGTATACTCATATGAGGAAACTAGCTAACTATCTACAAGGTATACTCATATGAGGAAACTAGCTAACTGCAGGAGACTCAACTGACTGCACAAGGATTTCCGATCACTGGAGGGGCGCATTTAGTCGAACCTTACTTATCGAGGGCTTATCCCTCAACTACCAACTAATCATATTGAAGTACAATACGAACACTAACACAGTTCATATCATACCTTGACAACAATGATCGCAATCACACCACAAACTATCAGAAACAGAAACGCCATGATGCATTTGTCAGTTGCAACCTGCAACAACAAAAATTGTAAGTCTCTGCAATTCTCTCTTCACGCAACTCAAACTAAGATGAAAGAACAGGGCAAGAGAACCTGGCGACCAATCTCTTTCACCATTTGACTAGCCTTCTTCAATGAAAAGTGAACGGAATCTAGCTCATTACCAATTCTCTTCATTTGGTCAGTCTGAAAATGATGGATAAGTTAAGAGAGCTAGGGCATGACACATTTCCATTAGTACATGACACTTACCAAAACTGACCTTCAAATCATAGCTTCTAACAGATCAAGAAACAAGATTCTTTAATCTATTTATTAAGGTTTACAGAATGTGTTTATAGAGACCCATATAacatttttattgtacatagatccATTGGTTCTGGTTTTGTGGTCCTCTGGTCAAATACTGAGACCAATTTGCTCTGGAAAGTACAGATTGATCGGAACTCCTTACGTAAGCTCCTTGAATAAAGATGAATGTTGCTTTTAGTTTAAGTAAGTGCTGTGAATATACTTGAAAGGGAGAAATAGACTACGAACCACAGTTGAACTATCTGTTGAACATAAAAAGGGCATAACATAGTGCCCCACTCCCAGTGAGAACATATTTGAAAACGAGAAACATTCAAATTAAATTGCAGCCATTTCATCGTTCCAGAAAACTTACTTGTTGTGTTAGAGTTGTAGCAGTTTGAGCTCCAACTTCAACAGTTTGTGCAACGACCTACAAAACACTTTCTATAAATTCCATATATTTTCTGGCACTTTTATAAAATTCCTTATTAAAGGGTGCCAACAAAAGAAAGTGCAAGTTTGCAGCGCACCATCTTTGAACGCTCGATAGCTTGGTCTGTTTGGTCCATTTGTTTCATCCCAGAATCAATGAGCTGTTGATTTGACATTTCTGCAAAAAGAACGAGCTACTTGGATGAGAATGTTACCCTTTACATGCACATAATAATAATAACACAACCTTATGACAATCGGTTTCACCTGATGCCATTTGAACGTTGTCCTCAGCCACATGGTCATTACCGGCATCGAATAGTTCAATCCTCTTATTACCAAGGCTACTTTGGTACCTGCAACATGATAAAGATTGCAAAGCACATCGATTATCAGCAATTGATTTACACTGGGACGGTAGAAATTACATGATGGAATAAAAGAAACTGAAACATGTACTCACGTCTTCCTCAAGGTGACATAGGAATTCAGCTCCTTGATCTGTTATAACACACGAACTTACAAATTATACATGTGTGATAATATGGCATAACAAAAAACAGCAATGAAGGAAACTACTCACCATAAATTGCTTCTTGTCATTTAGCTGCTTGTTGACCTCAGAAGTGTTCCTTTTCTCCTCGTCTTTGAGTACACGATCAAATTCTTTGATTAAGCTGCAAGAAGTCGCAGCAAATTTGCACAAATTTTAGACATGGTATGCGAACTCAGCAGTGCTACATTCTCCATGTAAAGAGGTAACCAAAGCCACATGCAGAAGATCTGAAAATTGCATGTTCAAGTAGGAACAGCAATGATGCATCATCAGAGCAGATGGCAGGGTTCAGGCAGACCTACCGCTTGCACTCCCTCATCTTCCCAGTGAGCTCCTCCAGCTGCTTGGACTGCCTGTTAGAGTCCTTGATCTTGTCGATCTTCTGGAACCCATTCCTgcagcaaacaaacaaaaaaatttaTCCCCCATAAGAATCAGTCAACCAGCAAAGAAGCAAGCAGGCATAGTTTGAACACGAGTTGGCTAAATCTGATGCCCGCAGTCGAGCAGTTAACTTTTGCTAGCTGAAATTGAGACCAAAATTTTTGAAGGAAGAACAGCATTCCCCGGCCAAAAAGAGAAGGTGGAGAGATCTGGCTCACTGTAGGGCGCGGAAGATGTCCTGGATCTCGCCGTCGACCTGCTCGAGCTCGGGGCTCATGGGCACGTCGCTCGCCGCCATGGCGGCTCGTTTGAACTGCTGGCTACTGGATCTCCGCCTGCGCCTCGCGGGATCCGCCCAGTTGCGGCGGGAAGCAGCTCCTCCGGTGGAGGCGaggagggcggcggttggggcgaggaggaagaggaaaacgGCGGTTGGTGCGGCTGCGACTGCGAGCCGTTGGGTTTGGGCCTTGGGGTGGTGTGATCCGAGCTGTCAGTTGCCGAGCAGCGAGCTGGCACGCAGGGGAAAAGCAGGTCATTATTGGAGTTGAGATGCAATTTTATTTAGTAACTGATCCAGTAAAAAAAATACCGTGAAAGCTGGCTACAGTAACTCATTAGTAACCAGTACAATGGAACCACTAGGAGGTCACCACAGCGTCCGGACGTTCTAAGCCGTTAGATCGGACAATCCAATGATCCACATCTATTTGCCCTTGCCGAATCGGTACCCCGATCGAACTTACGTCTAATAGGGCCAGCTAGCGTTGATGGGCTGCTACTCCGCTGACCGAGCTAGGAGTGTTGTGGTTAATCGGGCCGAGTAAGACTCTTAGGTTTCGAGGCCTTCTTTTTTATCCGTGTCGCTGGCTGGCTACCGAACCCTCGATCCATCCTTCCCTCTCCTCTATGCCTATTGCAGCGCCGCCTCATATCCCTGACGGATCCGCTGCCTTCCCTTCTGCTATCCGGCACCATAGGTGAATGCGACCTCGAGCGGCGACACTCCATCCCCCATCTCGACCTCCAGTGGGAGCGTCCACAGCTACGCAACAGCTTTCACGTGGGTGATCCATTCCCGGTTCAAAGTCCTCTCCTCTGTGTTGGTTCGCAGCGTCTCCAAGGCCCTAAACATTGTCGGCTGGAGGCGGTGGTGGCGTGAAGTATTCTGCTGCGCTGCTCCACCGGCCTTGCCTCACATACCCTGCAACAGGCGGCACCAGGTGATGGCAACGACGGCGAATGCAGTCTCGCCCTTCCTCCTCACCCATCAGGGTGGCCTTCTTTCTCCGCGGTGATGCGAGCACCGCTGCTTCTTCGCGCAAAACTTtcccttccctttggtttaggtacCGTACTACTCCATACCTCTTCCCGGGGCATCATCACACTTGTTAGATTAATCAATTGGGAATTAGCCGTGTGTTGATTTTGCAGGTTGCTAATTTCATCTATGGAGTTCACGGACCAGAGCAGGTAGGGATGTCCGCAACTTGCTGAAGGAATTTGTGGAATCAGTGGCTTAGGAATTGATGCATTGGTTCAAGTTATGGTGATTTCGAATATTCCTTGATATATATGAAGGATTTTCAATTTGTTAAGGTATGTATCTTCTTGGTGGTACATACGTTCAAATCAAAAGTTTGTAGAACTACGACGTCTACTACCTAAGCTCCCTTACCACTGCATCTCTTCCATAGGCTGAATCGAAGCATCGCCACACTTAGTGAGAAATTCCACTTTATCAGCAAAGCAAGAAAAGGCAGCGTTGAATGGCATGCATGAAGTGAAAGATACGATGGCCATCGCCCTTTCCTTCTAGAGCTACCATTTGACGGAATTTAGAATTTCGTTGTATTGGTACGATTTATGTTTTTTCACTGTGCTTTGGTGCAGAAATCAACCCGATATTTAGTTTGTTATACTCAAGTTCACCACAACAATCGGCCCTATACTGTCCAAAGTGGTTTATTTTGGTATTTAATGTATCGCATTATGCATAAGGTTCAAACTGCAATACTTTGCACTCTATCTGAAGTCGATTTCTACGGTTTTGCCTATGTTCTTATTTTTAGTTTTGGATTTTAACCCTGGTAAGTGCAGTTTTCTAGACCCAAGCAGCAGTGAACGACGCATTGGATGTGAAGTGACAACTCCGCCATATGCACCTTGCTCGCCTTGGCCTCATCGCCACCCTGTTTCTCCAACAGTATTGTGAGCTTGGAGGTAATCCGCCTCTGCTCAACGATCTAGCTCTCCCTCTCTGCTCCCATTATCTTTTCTCTGTCTTGTTATCTGCAAGCTCTGATGTTGTTTTAGATTACTGGCACAATAGTTTCAAATATTACTAGGTTGCACTTTGGCACACCAGTTCCGGTTCAATGGATCTTTGGAACGATGTATGAATCATTTTCAAGGGAAGTGCTTAACTGCAGGAAATATTCAGAAGAGTCGGTAGCCTCATATCCTCCATCTACCCTATGTAAAAATAAATTGAATATCAAAATGCATGGCCGAATGCGAACTGTATACTATCAATTTGGTCACCATTGGTATATTTCCGGTTTTCCTTTTCTCGACAgttcatttcatgttataaatCAAACACGTCTCATATGTACTTTCTAATCAGTTTTGATGGTATGTTAAGGTAATAACTTAGGAGCAACTAAAATCCATTGTTAGTAAGGATTTTTGAGTCCTTCACATGCAAATTCACTCATGTCTCATTTGACCTCTAAGTATGTCTCATGGCTCATGCCCTTTCAATTTCAATACATACGTTCAGATATTGTCCTGCATTTTTCTTTCCCTTCTCTGAAGAATTCTGAATTATGTACATTATACAACGTTATTTCAGGAGTGTTTCTTTACATCCGAGcatattaatttcatggtagatgGGTTGTAAATACCATCCTCTAGATAATATTATCACaatttttatttactttcttgaagctagacttttgttgtttcttcttttatcAGGTGATATGAGATCCTTTATTAGGTGTAGTTTCTTAGGCCTCATGTAAACATGAAGTTTATCTTTACCATTGGGTATATCATATATGTATTGTGGAACCAGTTGCTTATTGTTTCATTTGTCAATATGTAGCTACTATAACAAAGGAAATCTATCATGCACTGGAAGCTTCTTCTAAATAGGAATATTGTTGAGACTATTTTCGACAATTCTCTCAAAGTTTATACTGAACTTACTGCTAAAGAATGTCTGTATGAAACATACAAGGAAGTTTTGTCAACAATGTTTGATTTCTGAAACTGTTGTGATATTACAGTTAAATTCTATTGTCCAAACCAAGACATTGTATAATGTTTGCAATTTTATTACATGTAGCTTTCTATTTATGTCCAGTCATGACAACCTACATTTGAAGTACATGAAGCAGAGAAACTTCTTTCAAAGAGGAAGCTGCACGTTACCTGATAAGACGTTTGGATGTCTGTGTGCCTCCACCCTTTTGCAATGGTTGTACTTTTTTATCACTTAGTCTTCTGGGCATGGGTATATATCCCTGATTCAATGATGCTTTGGCCACTCTGGATATCGTTGTTGTTTGATTTGGTGTCGGGTGCCAATCAACATTGATGATAAGCCCCTATATGTCTATTTTTAATGTCGCGCTACTGCCAGCGTGTGCCCTGTTTATTGCTGATTTATGCAACAGATTATgtaaaagaaatatgttcatgacAATTTACAAGTGTCTAGCTATTTTTATCATAATAATATCAGTTTTTAAAGCATAATATTCATGTATGAATCATGAAGTGTGATTTGAGAGACATAGCAAAGAAATAGCTGATAATGCGCTGAACTTTGTAGCATAAGAAATCTTTGACTTCTGTGGCCActatgctgatcatgttatttttGTTTGTAGCATAAGAAATCTTTGACTTCTGTGGACACTATGCACTGAACTTTGTTTTTCTTAGGATTTCTCCACGGTACATTCAATTGAGTAGTGAGTTGGATGCGTGCTAGAAATTTTAAGGAGATGAAGCTAAAACAAGACAATGTCCAATCGGTACATTTTCCTCTGGTGAGACATAAAGCAAAACTTCCTTTTAATAATCCTTACGTGCACAAGGACTTTGACCAAGATTAGTAATTGTGTTCTCTGATCCATGTTAAGTCCCCCTTACATTTATCCTCTCAAGATTATCTTTTGATTGGAAATATTACCCTCCAAAGTTTTTCGTATCACAATTGTAATGTATCAGTTTCTTTTGCCATGCCACATTTGAGAATATCAAAATGTATAACATTTAATGTGCTTTTTTATTGTAACATGTTCTTTCGGATGTACACTTATCAAGAGCAGGCTAAAATCATGTTTCTGACATATCTTTTCAACTATTATGTAAGTTCACTTTGCAAGTAATACTTATGTATAGACTTGGGATGGTTGTAGTTGTTTCTGTTGTGTTTGAGTTGCTTTGATGATATCCCACTTCCAATTATGTTCCGACTTGTGAATATATCTTAAAAAACAAATAGGCTGTCCGACAACCTGCGGATATTTCTTCAATATCTTGGTGTCGTGTCTAACAATATCAATATTGATTCTGTTTCGGCGGAGAGAAAATACCATATAGTACAACTAACCTAGATCAATGCCaacccttttattaatgaagaactatatATCTAATAATGCGCACAAAATTTAACCAACATATTTTGTTTATATATTActaaaatttgtatttttatgtAAATTTTTACCATTGTCAATAaaatggacgggcgcggcaaagcGCGCTATTATGATCTAGTATACCGTATTTATGATATGGCATGGGCTCTGCTAGAATATGGAAACACTAAAGAATAAGTTCGTCCTCAAATGCGAAGATCGATTCAAATCACACTTAAATAAAAGTAAATGGAAATTAATAAAATTGGAGCATGTCTTCTAAATATTTTTCGCTGATGATCAATGATATCTTAACGAAGTTGGGTATGTGAAGCCTGATCTTCAGTCCACCGGTATGTCTAAAAAAAAGCTTTAGTTTGGTACCTGTGGTGACACAGCATACCACTTCATGGTGTAGTACGCATgttgttgacataacacaagtgaaacactgttccactcatattacatctctcagagtggtacaatagaaacatatgcgagtccaaggtatgcctATGGAAGGATACatgaactgtttacagaagatcaacacaacctcatactttatagtgaggtaaaatttcaaataaagctccagaagaacgactcgtagtctatcttattgctatcaTTATCTCTAGAGATACTagacttgctatagaattctagctacttaggtgctaagatTAGGGAAAAGCAGTGGTGGAGCGTGGCGCAAAACAAAGGGAGGGCCAATTGCTTGTAAAGCTTAAAAAAATTGCACGCAATTCTTGCAAAAGTGTAACCAAGCAAACAGAAAAATAGCCATATAAAGATATACTGATGCAATATATACAATATGTTCACATAATTACATAATACCATATTAGAGCAGTAAATGGAGCAGTGATTCAGATTTAGTACTCCAAAGCAAAAGATGATCTACCAAAATACAAGCAAACTAATCTAGATACGGGAGTTGGATACTAACTACAGAGTTGCTCTCCTGTCCTTGCGAGCCTTGAAGTCCGCCATGATATCTTCATAGCTATATTGTGCAGCAATTTCTCGTTCTACTTGTACCAGCAAACTATTTGCAAGATAATTATCCAAGCTAGAGAATGCACGCTTAGCACTAGCGGTCGAAACCGCGAGAGTAATAAGCAAGCGAAGCAATCTATCAAGAAAATTGTAGATCATGTGACGTCCTGTAACAACAAGGCAGCAACAAAGTGAGGTCAATGTTGAAATCTTCTTCAAGTCTTCATTGTTGGAAGCATCATGAGCAAAATGAATCAACTGGTGCTCTAATCCAATCATATCTTGCTGTGTAAAATCTGCTGGATAGTATTTTCCAACCATTTTGCATATGTCTTTAGCATTAAAGGATGCAAATCCATGTTTCGGAATCAGAGTTCCGCTTATGGACAAAAGACCCATCACCTTCTCATTAAACTTTAGGTTTAATTCAGTCAGCTGGCTATCCAATGTTGCTCGAAATATTTTCACTCGGAAATAACGCTCCTTCGTGAAATGGTCAGGCTGGCGACGAGCACGACCACCACGTAGGATGTATGTTTCATTCATGTCTGGAACATCAGTGCCATGATCAGGACAAAACTCAACAACCTGGAGATAAAAATATTCCCAACCATCATCTGACCGCATTTGTTCTAGAAGAGCTTTAGTGGAAGACACGAGACGAATTGCATTTACTATATCCAGTGATTTCTTTTGTAAAGCTTTTCCGAGCGCTTCACTGATTCCCAATATTTCTCTCATCATACATAGGACAAATGC includes these proteins:
- the LOC124674359 gene encoding novel plant SNARE 12-like, translating into MAASDVPMSPELEQVDGEIQDIFRALQNGFQKIDKIKDSNRQSKQLEELTGKMRECKRLIKEFDRVLKDEEKRNTSEVNKQLNDKKQFMIKELNSYVTLRKTYQSSLGNKRIELFDAGNDHVAEDNVQMASEMSNQQLIDSGMKQMDQTDQAIERSKMVVAQTVEVGAQTATTLTQQTDQMKRIGNELDSVHFSLKKASQMVKEIGRQVATDKCIMAFLFLIVCGVIAIIVVKIVNPHNKNIPDIPGLAPPAPPAQNRKLLSIDGFRML